The following are encoded in a window of Carya illinoinensis cultivar Pawnee chromosome 15, C.illinoinensisPawnee_v1, whole genome shotgun sequence genomic DNA:
- the LOC122296064 gene encoding G-type lectin S-receptor-like serine/threonine-protein kinase At1g34300 produces the protein MTHLGIQPRFLLLFLLPISLLFAAEEAAAAGTISPGSALYASNTNEAWSSPSSTFSLGFLPLGPSFIAAIFYSGGVPIWTAGSTPVDSGASFQFLPTGTLRLLNGSNHIVWDSATTGLNVSSASLDDSGNLALLRTGNFSVWSSFEHPTDTIVPSQNFTTGMSLRSGSYTFLLLDSGNLALRWNGSIVYYNQGLNSSYNTNITSPSLGIQSIGIVSIYDPSLSDAAIFAYSNDYAENRDTLRFLRLDDDGNLRMYSSDRGSGNRDVRWAAVEDQCQVFGFCGNMGICSYNDTSPICECPSRNFEPVDPKDSRQGCKRKVEIADCPGNATMLDMEHTLFLTYPPETESQIFFVGISACRSNCLVNPSCDASTSLSDGTGQCYFKTPVFISGYQSPAVPSTSYVKVCSPVVPNPSPPAQVVGESSGWRMHPWVVAIVVIGTILHSLM, from the coding sequence ATGACCCACCTTGGAATCCAACCCAGATTCCTCTTGCTTTTCCTCCTCCCCATCAGTTTGCTATTTGCAGCAGAAGAAGCGGCGGCGGCAGGTACAATCTCACCTGGGTCAGCTCTTTACGCCTCCAACACAAACGAGGCGTGGTCCTCCCCAAGCTCCACCTTTTCCCTCGGCTTCCTTCCACTCGGCCCCTCCTTCATCGCCGCCATCTTCTACTCCGGCGGTGTCCCCATCTGGACCGCTGGCTCCACCCCTGTCGACTCTGGAGCTTCCTTCCAGTTCCTCCCCACCGGCACCCTCCGTCTCCTCAACGGCTCCAACCATATTGTCTGGGACTCCGCCACTACCGGCCTTAACGTCTCCTCCGCCTCCCTCGACGACTCCGGTAACCTTGCCCTCCTTCGAACCGGAAATTTTTCGGTCTGGTCCTCCTTTGAGCACCCAACTGATACGATCGTGCCGTCCCAGAACTTCACTACCGGTATGTCTCTGCGATCTGGGTCTTAcacctttcttcttcttgattCTGGCAATCTCGCACTTCGTTGGAATGGAAGCATCGTATATTACAATCAAGGTTTGAATTCCTCTTATAATACCAATATAACTTCTCCGAGTTTAGGAATACAGAGCATCGGGATTGTATCGATTTACGATCCTAGTTTGTCTGATGCGGCTATCTTTGCTTATAGCAATGATTATGCTGAAAATAGAGATACGCTGAGGTTTCTGAGGTTGGATGATGATGGGAATTTAAGGATGTATAGCTCCGATAGAGGGAGTGGGAATCGAGATGTGAGATGGGCAGCTGTTGAGGACCAATGTCAGGTTTTTGGCTTCTGCGGAAATATGGGAATCTGTAGTTATAATGATACGAGCCCGATTTGCGAGTGCCCGTCTCGGAACTTTGAGCCGGTTGATCCGAAGGATAGTAGGCAAGGTTGTAAGAGGAAGGTGGAGATCGCGGATTGTCCGGGGAATGCGACCATGTTGGATATGGAACACACACTGTTCTTAACATACCCACCGGAGACAGAGTCGCAGATTTTCTTTGTGGGTATATCGGCCTGTAGATCAAATTGTCTTGTGAATCCAAGTTGCGATGCTTCCACTTCTTTGTCGGATGGGACAGGGCAGTGTTATTTCAAAACACCGGTTTTTATTAGTGGCTATCAGAGTCCCGCAGTGCCTAGCACTTCGTATGTCAAGGTTTGCTCACCAGTGGTTCCCAACCCATCGCCTCCTGCACAGGTTGTTGGGGAGAGCAGCGGTTGGAGGATGCATCCATGGGTTGTAGCTATTGTGGTTATAGGCACTATTTTACATTCTTTGATGTAG